One Paraburkholderia kururiensis DNA window includes the following coding sequences:
- a CDS encoding DUF4148 domain-containing protein, whose amino-acid sequence MKTHSLIALALALFTTAGVVTTASAAEKTRAEVRAELIQAEQNGLRFVTDASYPDVAPIYQQQVAQMNSHGDAKVAGSMGGTVSGSSAAGVPDTAMKTKMPMSACVGPVSFCQLYFGS is encoded by the coding sequence ATGAAAACGCACTCTCTCATCGCCCTTGCACTTGCCCTCTTCACCACTGCCGGCGTTGTCACGACAGCGTCCGCCGCAGAAAAGACGCGCGCAGAAGTACGCGCGGAACTGATCCAGGCCGAGCAGAACGGCCTGCGCTTCGTCACCGACGCCTCCTACCCCGACGTCGCACCGATCTACCAGCAGCAGGTCGCGCAAATGAACAGCCACGGCGACGCGAAGGTCGCTGGCAGCATGGGCGGCACGGTATCGGGATCGAGCGCCGCAGGCGTGCCGGATACCGCGATGAAAACGAAGATGCCGATGTCGGCGTGTGTGGGTCCGGTCAGCTTCTGCCAACTTTACTTCGGCAGCTGA